Genomic window (Onychomys torridus chromosome 5, mOncTor1.1, whole genome shotgun sequence):
gtcaccttcctatgggtcatgcatgtccagttgatacaatattttgtcaagcagtccaggcaagaacagtttcttgcccaaatggctgtttttgccaagaagaagataaactctgtatggagtgtcttcaatgcccatctttctctttgaagtaaattggtactgccaggagcagacatgtctcactgtccagaatatctatttttagaacattttaagtgccatattctgtaggtttttgaagtgtttgaagattacctacccaattgaattatatctatgtatacctagaaaacttaacatggctataaatttgactatcatagaagattaattattaatctgtatttcttaattatccattacaatttaaataagctgcacaaacataatatcttaaacaagagtagaaatatatatatacagtataacaaatttaatttcaaatttgtatcagtaaactaaaacctataccaatgtaaaacatcttaaacaagttgctgctctttaaaaataggttgattaatctacccttttatcctatcatatatatatatgtgtgtatatatacatatatatactatatttccatatcatatccccctttcttcttttagaaagatactgactatgaccaataacaatttgtaaccaacaacctaaacaaagacaaacatccataatccactttttgggaatgtgggtgtagtgttCCCAGGCTACTTCCTCCTGATAAAGGGTGCTGTATTCCtgtggaacacaaagaaaattttaggattatggtcaagttctGATTGGATTGGTCTGTGAAGCTGTATTCTTTGAGCCTAgaagctgtttttggatgttggatcatctggagacctctcaggtgGTCTTTCTTGATCAAGCTATatgagcctggaagcaatccacaggttctcatcttctgtggaaacaaaagcagatcctctttcccaaagcaacatgtccttagacatgaattttgaaatcaagatatctttaaaatatgcatattgatttaactcagtagCTTTTtgatcaaatgtctctctgtagttaaaaatccctaaaacaatataatccagactctctgtgtaatatctatctttacatggcttatttttattttacctttattgtctctttaaagactttatttttaaaacgtTCTATTTCTtgatataactgtctatattctttttcctctcttctaaGCCTATATCTAtaaaactgtttagaggtttattttatctgaatctgttttattgtcaaTCTATTGtcaatctattgctttaaactgcagaggCTAGTACTGAACCAGCAGCCGTGGCTGCTGACTCTGACCATCTCAGTTTTTCAACATGGTCGAGATAATttattgccagctctgggagccatgctgtccACTGACTCTGGGAGGTAGTGGGTCTATgtttccatccagcagcatgtagcccagaaaccttttcttttcttttctttttttttttttgactgtactagcaaaagctacatccaccatgcagcatactGTGCAGCTTACTGCgcagcttggagatgcctctgaaTAACACAGTAGGAATCTACCATGTTGTAGGTCAAGCCTGCACTCCACAAAcccgccatagagtagctcaagcccacaggcaatagctggcctgagagagacaactaggaagctgtttttagctccattttagaatctttttttttttttaaagctttctcaggttttagatagaaactcttgccccacattgggtgccatttgtagctagaagttttcctgtgttatGGCCTGCCaatggtcagaacaaatctctcccacttgtgtgtcccagaggcttatattaattaacactgcttggccattagctcaagcttactactgactagctcttacacttaaactcagcccatttctgttaatctatatgttgccacattccctgactttacctgtgtgccgttACCCTGGGAGGTGGGCTGGTGTTTcatgactcagctttcctcttcccagaattctcctctctgcttatcctgcctatacttcctgcctggctactggccaatcagcattttatttatcaaccaatcagagcaacacatattaacagcatatagaacatcccacagcaagatggCATGATTCGTAGTCATTTGTATATATAGGTAAGTGATGATTAGTCTTTCTGCAATAGGAAGAATCTACTAGTTACATATGTGCCACTGTGatcaaaatgacagaaacaacttgaggaagaaaaggtttgttttggttgtggCTTGGCAAAGATTCAGTCATCAAGGCTGGAGGGACATGGCAGCCAACCTCAGTCCATGCCAGTTAGAGAGGAGGACTAGCCACACAACAGTGGGCCAGAAAGGtcaaggggagagggaggagagaggacaaggaagaggaagaggcagaagaagaggaagaggaaaaggaggaaacaaAGAGAATTGTAGACAACACACCAATATGCATGTAATACAGCAAAAGCAGTACTGAGGAAAAATTATACCCATTAGTACCTACAAGAAAAGTGAAAGATCACAGATAAACAATCAATTAGTGACCCAAGAAaatgtactacacacacacacacaaaaaaaccaaactcaaaAGTAGTAGAAGGAAAATCTAATAAAGATGAAAAAGTACATGAAATGGACTCCCTCaactaagaaaagaaatgaatagacAATTGTTTATGTAGCCATAAAACGGAACCCAgctgtaataaaacaaaaacactactAAGATGCATGTAGTAAGCGGATAAAATTCAAAACATTATGCACAGTTGAAGAATCTAACAAAAGTTTACACACTGCACACAAAGAAGTTTTGGTAGAGAGAAGTATGTGGTGCTCACACCAAGTATCCCACACCTGTGACACTGTCAGGACTCAATGGAGTGACCTGCCTCACGACGAGAGTGATGACATGCAGAGGGCTGGCTAAGCAAGGAGCTGTGTTGAAGAGCCTGGTTTCTTCTATTTGGAGAAGAAACAGATAaacaaggaaagggagaagacCAAATTGAATTGGAATGAAGGTATCACTGAGAACTCATGTACTTACTGTGTACAGGTGAGTGAGTTAGAAAGAGGTGAAgaatgtctgtgtgggggtgttaCATACTAATGTGTTCATGCACTCTTAGGTCAAGCTTTCTtttccatccccccacccccaaggaatCCAGAGCACTGTGGAGAAATGGCTGTTCGAGAAACATCTTGTGCTGAATGTATGGAAGGGTTTCTAGAAACAAGAGGACAAGACAAAGGGTGTAGTGGCAGCTCCAAGAGACTTATGTGGGTACAAAGTGGGGGAAATCTGAGGTCAAAATAATGACTGACTGAAATTTCAACTATTAGGATGAAGAGGGAATGTGTGAGTATATACTGCTTTAAAGTTTTGAACAGGAGAGTGGAGATTGGAAAGGGATCATTTCAAAACCATGGTGTCATGGATGCAGGTACACATCGaggggaggcaggaagcagaggggactTTTAGTCAGATAAAAGAGGTCCAAGGCTATCTAAAGGATTCTTCTTCGTTAAGTCAAACATGACCTTAGATGCTATCTTAGGAAATTtatatgtgaaataaaatttttgttcTCATTGAATTAAGCAGTgagcagatgtggtggcatatcCCTATAacaccagcacttaggaggctgaggccatcctgagctacacagccagaccctgtatcaaaaataaataccaaacaaaaacaaacaatggcaATTAACTGGTTCTGAGAAACTCTGGATAgcttacaaaaagaaaatgaatcccCAATGAGCACAAAATGTAGTTTTCATTCGATAAAGCACTTTATTTCCAGGCCATTCCTTTAGTGTCTGAAAAAGTAGAGAATCCCATCCCTAGAGGGAAGTTCCTTTTGAGCTAATCAGTGATAGAGAGACATCGTTTGGCAGATCCCCTGCCTGTGTCCCATTGGGTCAAGTGCTGACTTTGCCACTATAAACAGAAGACCTAGGCAATGTACAGTTGAGATTTCTTCCACCAACCAAAAGGAACAGCAGTCTTTACAGACAAAGTATTTTTACCCAGGTTTGCAATACTGACaggaaaaaataatctttaaaagtaaCAGTAGATTCCCTAAACTGTAAATGATATGGAATCAATGCCACACATTCCAGGTCTGAGTGATACTCCCTGCTCCCTGTTCAGATAACTGTGTTTGGGGATCTCAGAACTTCTGCACAGCAAGTGAAACTAAAGAACTTTATTCAGTTTGCCAAAATGAGTATACAGCTaaacagaggaggaaggggcCACCGTTTCtgtgcattttaaattaatactacttgcattcaaggctacttggTCATCAAAGCAAACTCATCTGTTTCCAATGCTTAAGTTGGTGGTAAGTAACTGCATTTATTCAAACTGCTAAAATTCACATTAGGATTTCAGTGTTAGAAGACATTTGTCATCTGGGTGGGGACCATGGCCTTCACAGCAGGTCTGCTGTCCCTTTTGTTTGCTGCTCAAGCAGATCTGGGCTTTCAGAAAAGCAAGCTAAGCTGGAGGAGCATAGAAACCCAAGCTTCTGCCTTCAGGGTTCATCTCttcaaagagaaaattttatGTAAAACCTTCCCTTATTAGCTGTGCTGGGGGAAGACACCTATTATTTATGCTTACAGCTTATCAAAAAAGGGTAGTATGGTAAAGAGCCTCTCATCAGGGTATAAGGTAATTGGAGGAATCATCAGTAAATAATTTTCCATGGAGAGGAAAATGTCAACTCAAtcccaacacagaaaaaaaaactgacattGAAAGTGCTTAATTCACTCACTCAACTGCACAGGTGGAAGACCTGGAACTGACTCTTGTTCCCTTCTTGTCCCAGTGTTCTTCACATCATAAAGCTTAAAGAGCTGTTATCAAGATTTCTCTCATCTTTTTGAGTTTTCAAGCTCAGATATGGGGCCAGGAAACTCAAGAGGAAGATGAAAGCAGAAGGCCAACCCACACACAGGCTAAAAAccaaatacataaacatataaagtAGTGATATTATTCATCAAGGAGGCGCCCTAAACTTTGGATTAAAATACTCTCAGATGACTGCAGAAAAAATTGTAAAGACCCCTCAGCAGCTTCCCAAAACTCTCAATAACCAATGTCAGCTTTAACTCACTGCTGTGCTCAGATTAaactgttttgggttttttgtttgtttgtttgtttgttttttgagttttttgcTGGCTAAGTGACAGTTGTTATTCTAGAGGATAATGCTATTACTCTAAGGTGCTGCAATGTAGGCATGCTTTAAAGGAGAGAGACCTATTTGGTGACCTCAGAGACACCAGCAGTAACTGCAAGCAAGTAGAGTAGACATTAAGAGGCAAAAATAAGAGCATAGTCCAGGTAGTTCACCAATGCAGCGAAGGGTACCCTAACCTttgattttatgttctttttcataaataaatgttCTTCTAAGGCAAATGCTCTAAGTCTGAGTTCAACTCACTTAAAATACAGAATGATAGCAATACTATCTAGAGATATGCTTTTAGGAGTTCATAAATGTTTGAGGGGGTCTCACTTGCTGAAGATGGACACATTCAGAAAGCTGAATAAAGGCACAGTGTGAGAACTAGAGCATTGAATTCTTCCACTCCCTTCCTGGCTTTCCTGACTGTTTCTCTGTTGTTACCACTGTTCCAACAGTTCCTCCTAGAGCGATGAATTCTTCTGTTCCTCTTGTTCTGTGACTATGGAGCATGAGAGGATGTCACATATCACAGCTGCACTAATATATATGTTGTTCATTAACAAATTATAAATCATgactctcagggtgaggggtacATTGATTAGAAATGAGTTGACtaattttctctcctttattgATAATGAAGCTTcctggagaaatagtcttttgCTGAGTTCTCAGAAGAAACATTAGAATCAAGGTCTTAGTCATTTGGGTCATTGGTCATGTTGGAGGAGAAGACACAATGTCCTTGATGGTGAGATGCCTCTTTCGCAATAATACAGAGATTATTTTACTCTTTAGCATTAGTTAGGGAGACTTTACAACTTAACCAGTGAGAACCCAGTTTGGAAGCAGAAGTAACTCAGTCAGTTACTATGCCAGGACCACAAGTCCTTGGTGAACTGAGACATACAGTCACTGTAACTATATGGACTTGTTAcaggatggggggtggggagtgataCACTCTTGTAATACTAAGACATGTAAAGTGTATAGTATGTTAGAGACCTGTACCCAGCACGTGGAAGGGTACAGCAGGAGGATAATGCCAACATCAGCTATGTATCAAGATTGAGGCTAGTTTCAACTACATAAGACTCTgcctgaaaagaaacaaaaacaacaaaaatgaaattgtgaagcATGTGAAATGTATCCTTACTAATattatttttcctgttctttctacCCTGTGCCCACAATTCTTGGCAATGCATGTTTTTGACTAAAAggataaaaatgtgtttcttcaaTCCATGCATTAAATGTCCTTGTAGATTCATATTGAATTTTAAGAAAGCGCCAAgttaaagaaatttaatttcttaTGAAGATTCAAGTCTGATGGCTATTAAAGTCTTCACTAAAGTTGTTCTAGTCTGGAAATAGAAGCCCAAATAATCTGGGGAGTAaagcaattaaaatattataagagAAACATGTgctcattttaaaacagaatcgACAGCTGGCAGATTAGCAGGCCAAGACTGGTTTGCTTTCCTCTCAGTCTGTGTTTCCCAGGGACAAGAGTCTCTTCCATATTCCTCATAGTAACTTTCAACTTGCATATTAACAATTAGATCCTGAATGCTGTATATTCTTTAAATGGAAGGAATCATGCTATACAACTGTTTAGTAATGTAATTTCACTTAGAAGGACATTGGAGACAGGGAATCTAGCTGCGTTTGGCTCACTGCTTGTCTGCTGTGCTTGAAGGCCAGGGTTCTGTCCCAGCATGCttcaagagagaaagacagggcaCATCTCTGAACTGCACTCTAGAGGTGGGAGCAAGAGGGAGACCCAGGTGAGCCTGGGCTGCCAGGAAGTTTCATGCAAGTTTGGCCACCTGATATCTCgtctaaaagaaaaacttaaaactttGTGTCTCTATATATGACCATATATCTCAGGTTTCTTAGGGGAGAGCAAGGGGATGCTTCTTGAGGGAGTACATGTTCTGGGAcgagtagaaaaaaaatcagcacccTTTGCTAAAATTTTGATGAACAGGATCAGAGCTGAGAAGCATATTTTCTAATGGTGATTAAGTCATAAAGTAATTTAGATTATCACAGAGAATGGTTTAGGATGCATACATTCGTTAACTGTCAGATTGTCTCATAAGTACTGTCAGAATGTAGAGCTATGAGTAGTTTCTCAAAGTATCCCAGTACTCGGACACCTGTGGCCCAGTGCCTGTGGTCCTGTGGCCCAGTACCTGTGGTCCTGTGGCCCAGCACCTGTGCTCCTGGGGACCAGGCACTGCCAAACAGTTTACACAGATGATGATGTCTGTACTCAGGATATGGTGCGTTGGCCCCTAGGATTGAAGCCGACAGTTAGGGTTGTAACATAACCACCTGCACCACTGATCCATTTGGAAAAAAAGCTCCAAGGGAATCTTTTGGGCATTTCTGTCTTTGTATCACTGTGGCTACATTGAGCACACTGCTGTGTTCCCATAGAGTCAGGCTGAGTGGGGTGACATTGGGATTCTCAACAGGCCAGATATGCATTTGTATTTCTATCTTACAAATGAGGAACCTGAAGATCAGAACACAAGATGCATTTCTAGGGCAATACAACTAGTTacagtgggggttggggtggatGAGCCAGGCCTGCCAGCCTCATTATCACACCAGCAAACAATCCTGTGTAGATTCTGTGCCATGAGCCTAAGAGGACAAGTCTCCTGACATTGTGTCCAAAACTTTCTAGATAGAAGTCATAATGTCTGGACTTATCTGAAGGAAGAACAGGAATAATGGGGAAACAAGGTTTAAGTAGTTGTAAGAAATGCCTACAACCAGACACTCCCACTGATTCTGGGAGGAGATTTAAGTGAATTCAAATAATAGGAACAATATCtaaatgcccccccccaacaGCAGGTATCTGGGTAGAAAGACCCCAGAAGACCCATCCACGGAACAGAAACCCCAAAGGAGAAGCTCTGTGGCTCTAGAAACTCATATAATGCTGTGACTTGAAATCACTTTGTTATAAACTGTTGCATAGGAATCCATAAACACCTATGAAAGGTTTGACAGATGCTTAACCTTTTGTCAGTCTATTTTTCAAACCTAACAGGATCAGCTTATAAATGCAAGCAACACTCTGACATCGTCAGTTCATAACTAACTGATGCAGCCAATAATCATATTCACCACTTACTAACCCTTTGTGTTCCAGGGACCTGGAGGCTGTACCATTTGACATGAGTCTGGTGAATGAGAGCATCTCAGAGGAATTCATTCTCTTAGGGTTTTCAGATCGGCCATGGCTGGAGCTGCCGCTCTTTGTGGTGTTTCTCGTGTCCTATATCTTGACCATCTTTGGGAATATGATGATCATTCTTGTGTCCCGCCTGGATGCCAAACTCCACAcccccatgtactttttcctcaCTAACTTGTCCCTGCTGGACCTGTGCTACACCACCAGCACAGTCCCACAGATGCTCATCAACATATGCAGCACCCGGAAGGTCATCAGCTATGGTGGCTGTGTGGCCCAGCTTTTCATTTTCCTGGCCTTGGGTTCCACTGAATGTCTTCTCTTGGGCGTCATGTCCTTTGACAGGTTTGTAGCCATCTGTCAACCTCTCCATTACTCAGTCATCATGCACCACAGGCGCTGTCTCCAGTTAGCAGCTGCATGTTGGATCAGTGGCTTCAGCAACTCAGTATTGCAGTCTACATGGACTCTTCAGATGCCACGATGTGGTCACAAGGAAGTGGATCACTTCTTCTGTGAAGTCCCTGCCCTGCTCAAGTTGTCCTGTGTGGATACAACAGCAAATGAGGCAGAGCTATTCTTTATCAGTGTGCTGTTCCTTGTAATACCTGTGACTCTCATCCTTATCTCATATGCTTTTATTGTCCAAGCAGTGTTGAGAATAAGGTCAGCTGAAGGTCGGCGAAAGGCATTTGGGACATGTGGCTCCCACCTAATTGTAGTGGTACTTTTTTATGGTACTGCCATCTACATGTATCTGCAGCCACCATCCCCTGCTTCCAAGGACCGGGGGAAGATGGTGTCCCTCTTTTATGGGATCATCACACCCATGCTGAACCCCC
Coding sequences:
- the LOC118583692 gene encoding olfactory receptor 2B2-like — translated: MSLVNESISEEFILLGFSDRPWLELPLFVVFLVSYILTIFGNMMIILVSRLDAKLHTPMYFFLTNLSLLDLCYTTSTVPQMLINICSTRKVISYGGCVAQLFIFLALGSTECLLLGVMSFDRFVAICQPLHYSVIMHHRRCLQLAAACWISGFSNSVLQSTWTLQMPRCGHKEVDHFFCEVPALLKLSCVDTTANEAELFFISVLFLVIPVTLILISYAFIVQAVLRIRSAEGRRKAFGTCGSHLIVVVLFYGTAIYMYLQPPSPASKDRGKMVSLFYGIITPMLNPLIYTLRNKEVKGAFKRLIARIFVIKKEALPK